A stretch of Anoplolepis gracilipes chromosome 12, ASM4749672v1, whole genome shotgun sequence DNA encodes these proteins:
- the Trc8 gene encoding protein TRC8 homolog, which produces METSIRERMLSFADVIMRVPPLFIIDELLRIGLGLPNDNIVMDITENGFNTTNVGTIVNSISAVTTDLFLMEQFDLTHFAYKAYLIIIFKFLSCCLGCLVALYTFMLCTRHLIIVYLYLISIGVIFVSYWSNVSTMKAVIAYMSSHEPASSILDNILSLNLSDVVYNGPGLLVIQNYILQCLLASIFCYIHLAPKHPVVQKLLVLSFMSPSILGIHPLPVQYLYHAPVCATLIPLAVCKFIIWYNGISMLKTIYMGYRHARNFIVNYGLSALAETEWMRLNVPCVLRTFWMLRVGEQVIQILGNHYGEETFNYYVMVRTLLVNGCETLTAVLGMTSIISFICHYIGCFFQWVLLTEDEDEKSIGTVSAILFYILALQTGLTSLDREKRLVRLYRNFCLLFTAILHFVHNIVNPLLMSLSASHNPALHRHLRALAVCAFLIFFPVSLLVFLWSHFTVSTWLLAVSVFSIEVIVKVLVSLAIYSLFLIDAYRSTFWEQFDDCVYIIRSFGNTVEFAFGIILFFNGFWILVFESGGAIRAIMMCIHAYFNIWCEAKAGWSVFMKRRTAVNKINSLPEATAEQLENLNDVCAICYQEMESAKITQCNHYFHGVCLRKWLYVQDRCPLCHDILYNVENVQSRDNSILAVEEDRRNGIEM; this is translated from the exons ATGGAGACTTCAATACGAGAAAGGATGCTCAGCTTTGCTGATGTTATAATGAGAGTACCACCtctatttattatcgatgAGTTACTCAGAATCGGTCTTGGATTACCTAATGACAATATTGTGATGGATATCACTGAAAATGGTTTCAACACTACCAATGTAGGCACAATTGTTAATTCCATTTCTGCAGTTACGACAGACTTGTTCCTGATGGAACAGTTTGACTTGACTCACTTTGCTTACAAagcttatttaataattatattcaaatttttatcctgTTGTCTGG gatgCCTTGTagctttatatacatttatgttatgtactagacatttaataattgtatacctatatttaatatccatTGGGGTAATATTTGTATCATATTGGTCAAATGTTAGTACAATGAAAGCAGTTATAGCTTATATGAGTTCACATGAACCTGCAAGCAGCATAttggataatatattatcCTTGAATTTATCAGACGTTGTGTATAATGGTCCAGGCTTACTAGTTATTCAGAACTATATACTTCAATGCCTGTTAGCCAGTATCTTTTGTTACATTCATCTTGCCCCAAAACATCCTGTGGTGCAAAAACTGCTTGTGCTGAGTTTTATGTCACCATCCATTTTAGGCATTCATCCTTTACCG gtacaatatttatatcatgcaCCAGTATGTGCGACGTTAATTCCATTGGCCGTTTGCAAATTTATCATCTGGTATAACGGCATCTCTATGTTAAAAACAATCTACATGGGCTATCGACATGCACGCAACTTTATAGTCAATTACGGTTTATCCGCTCTCGCGGAAACAGAATGGATGCGTCTGAACGTACCGTGTGTGCTTCGTACATTTTGGATGTTACGAGTGGGAGAACAGGTGATTCAAATTCTCGGGAATCACTACGGCGAGGAAACGTTCAATTATTACGTCATGGTCAGGACGCTGTTGGTGAATGGTTGCGAGACTTTGACAGCCGTTCTCGGAATGACCAGCATAATCTCGTTCATCTGCCACTACATCGGCTGCTTTTTTCAATGGGTGCTGCTAACAGAAGACGAGGATGAGAAGAGTATCGGCACAGTATCCGCTATATTGTTCTACATTCTCGCTCTGCAGACCGGACTGACCAGTCTCGATAGAGAGAAGCGATTAGTACGATTGTATCGTAATTTCTGCCTACTGTTTACggcaattttacattttgtgcACAATATAGTGAATCCACTTTTGATGTCGCTTAGTGCTTCTCATAACCCGGCTTTGCACAGACATCTGCGGGCTTTGGCAGTTTGTGcctttctaatatttttcccAGTATCATTACTTGTATTTCTCTGGTCTCACTTTACGGTGAGCACATGGTTATTGGCCGTATCGGTTTTCAGCATCGAGGTGATAGTCAAAGTACTGGTCTCGCTGGCGATTTATTCGCTCTTTCTGATCGACGCATACAGAAGCACGTTTTGGGAACAATTCGACGATTGTGTGTACATTATAAGATCGTTTGGCAACACCGTGGAATTTGCTTTtggcattatattatttttcaacggTTTCTGGATACTGGTCTTCGAATCCGGCGGAGCTATTCGTGCCATCATGATGTGTATACATGCCTACTTCAACATTTGGTGCGAAGCGAAGGCCGGATGGAGCGTGTTCATGAAACGACGCACGGCTGTGAACAAGATCAACTCTTTGCCGGAAGCGACGGCCGAGCAGCTCGAAAACCTCAACGATGTCTGCGCGATTTGCTATCAGGAGATGGAAAGTGCTAAGATCACTCAGTGCAATCATTATTTTCACGGTGTATGTTTGCGAAAGTGGCTGTACGTACAAGATCGATGTCCTCTTTGtcacgatatattatataatgttgaaAACGTGCAAAGCAGAGATAATAGCATTCTTGCGGTCGAGGAAGACAGAAGAAACGGCATTGAAATGTAG
- the Tws gene encoding protein phosphatase PP2A 55 kDa regulatory subunit isoform X3: MTPRRKDDEKDTNDCADRYYFRNGDIQWCFSQVKGTLEDDVTEADIISCVEFNHDGDLLATGDKGGRVVIFQRDPISKNSIPRRGEYNVYSTFQSHEPEFDYLKSLEIEEKINKIRWLKRKNPAHFLLSTNDKTIKLWKVSERDKRVEGYNTKEENGAIRDPACITALRVPTIKPMELMVEASPRRIFANAHTYHINSISVNSDQETYLSADDLRINLWHLEITDQSFNIVDIKPTNMEELTEVITAAEFHPAECNVLVYSSSKGTIRLCDMRSAALCDQHSKLFEEPEDPTNRSFFSEIISSISDVKLSNSGRYMISRDYLSVKVWDLQMETKPIECYPVHEYLRSKLCSLYENDCIFDKFECCWSGNDSAIMTGSYNNFFRVFDRTTKRDLTLEAARDIAKPKTLLKPRKVCTGGKRKKDEISVDCLDFNKKILHTAWHPSENVVAVAATNNLFLFQDKL, translated from the exons gcAATGGTGACATACAGTGGTGTTTCTCGCAAGTCAAGGGGACATTAGAAGACGATGTTACAGAAG ctGATATAATCTCGTGCGTCGAATTTAATCACGATGGCGATCTCCTTGCAACAGGGGATAAGGGTGGACGTGTTGTCATTTTTCAGAGAGACCCCATT agTAAAAACAGTATACCACGAAGAGGCGAATACAACGTGTATAGCACCTTCCAGAGTCACGAGCCTGAATTTGATTACCTAAAATCACTAGagatagaagaaaaaattaataaaattagatggctaaaaagaaaaaacccTGCCCACTTTTTACTTTCCACGAACGATAAAACAATCAAGTTGTGGAAAGTTAGTGAGAGAGATAAAAGAGTGGAGGGGTATAATACTAAGGAGGAAAATGGCGCGATCCGTGATCCTGCCTGCATCACTGCCTTGAGG gtGCCAACCATAAAACCAATGGAGTTGATGGTGGAGGCATCACCAAGGAGAATATTTGCCAATGCGCACACCTACCATATAAACAGTATAAGCGTCAACAGTGATCAAGAGACATACCTCAGTGCTGATGATCTTAGAATTAATCTTTGGCACCTTGAGATAACTGACCAGAGTTTTA ATATAGTAGACATTAAACCAACTAATATGGAAGAACTAACAGAAGTGATAACAGCGGCGGAATTTCATCCCGCGGAATGCAACGTGTTGGTATACAGTAGTAGCAAGGGAACTATTAGACTTTGCGATATGAGATCTGCTGCTCTCTGCGATCAACACAGCAAGCTCTTTGAGGAGCCGGAAGATCCAACCAATAGAAGCTTCTTCTCAGAAATTATTTCAAGCATAAGTGATGTGAAGCTTAGTAATTCTGGCAGATACATGATTAGTAGGGACTACCTCAGTGTGAAAGTGTGGGATCTGCAAATGGAAACGAAACCGATCGAATGCTATCCT gtACACGAATACTtaagatcaaaattatgtTCGTTATACGAAAATGACTGCATCTTCGACAAATTTGAATGCTGTTGGAGCGGTAATGACTCGGCTATTATGACGGGctcgtataataatttctttagagTATTCGATCGTACAACCAAACGTGATCTTACCTTAGAGGCAGCACGCGACATTGCCAAACCAAAAACGCTTCTGAAGCCAAGAAAG GTATGCACTGGTGGTAAGCGCAAAAAGGATGAGATTAGCGTTGACTGTCTGgactttaataagaaaatacttCACACTGCATGGCATCCGTCTGAAAATGTGGTGGCTGTCGCTGCTACGAACAATCTCTTCCTATTCCAAGACAAACTCTAG
- the Tws gene encoding protein phosphatase PP2A 55 kDa regulatory subunit isoform X2 gives MKSPSNIMRQSSLTKLGSMINTAVNKRVGNGDIQWCFSQVKGTLEDDVTEADIISCVEFNHDGDLLATGDKGGRVVIFQRDPISKNSIPRRGEYNVYSTFQSHEPEFDYLKSLEIEEKINKIRWLKRKNPAHFLLSTNDKTIKLWKVSERDKRVEGYNTKEENGAIRDPACITALRVPTIKPMELMVEASPRRIFANAHTYHINSISVNSDQETYLSADDLRINLWHLEITDQSFNIVDIKPTNMEELTEVITAAEFHPAECNVLVYSSSKGTIRLCDMRSAALCDQHSKLFEEPEDPTNRSFFSEIISSISDVKLSNSGRYMISRDYLSVKVWDLQMETKPIECYPVHEYLRSKLCSLYENDCIFDKFECCWSGNDSAIMTGSYNNFFRVFDRTTKRDLTLEAARDIAKPKTLLKPRKVCTGGKRKKDEISVDCLDFNKKILHTAWHPSENVVAVAATNNLFLFQDKL, from the exons gcAATGGTGACATACAGTGGTGTTTCTCGCAAGTCAAGGGGACATTAGAAGACGATGTTACAGAAG ctGATATAATCTCGTGCGTCGAATTTAATCACGATGGCGATCTCCTTGCAACAGGGGATAAGGGTGGACGTGTTGTCATTTTTCAGAGAGACCCCATT agTAAAAACAGTATACCACGAAGAGGCGAATACAACGTGTATAGCACCTTCCAGAGTCACGAGCCTGAATTTGATTACCTAAAATCACTAGagatagaagaaaaaattaataaaattagatggctaaaaagaaaaaacccTGCCCACTTTTTACTTTCCACGAACGATAAAACAATCAAGTTGTGGAAAGTTAGTGAGAGAGATAAAAGAGTGGAGGGGTATAATACTAAGGAGGAAAATGGCGCGATCCGTGATCCTGCCTGCATCACTGCCTTGAGG gtGCCAACCATAAAACCAATGGAGTTGATGGTGGAGGCATCACCAAGGAGAATATTTGCCAATGCGCACACCTACCATATAAACAGTATAAGCGTCAACAGTGATCAAGAGACATACCTCAGTGCTGATGATCTTAGAATTAATCTTTGGCACCTTGAGATAACTGACCAGAGTTTTA ATATAGTAGACATTAAACCAACTAATATGGAAGAACTAACAGAAGTGATAACAGCGGCGGAATTTCATCCCGCGGAATGCAACGTGTTGGTATACAGTAGTAGCAAGGGAACTATTAGACTTTGCGATATGAGATCTGCTGCTCTCTGCGATCAACACAGCAAGCTCTTTGAGGAGCCGGAAGATCCAACCAATAGAAGCTTCTTCTCAGAAATTATTTCAAGCATAAGTGATGTGAAGCTTAGTAATTCTGGCAGATACATGATTAGTAGGGACTACCTCAGTGTGAAAGTGTGGGATCTGCAAATGGAAACGAAACCGATCGAATGCTATCCT gtACACGAATACTtaagatcaaaattatgtTCGTTATACGAAAATGACTGCATCTTCGACAAATTTGAATGCTGTTGGAGCGGTAATGACTCGGCTATTATGACGGGctcgtataataatttctttagagTATTCGATCGTACAACCAAACGTGATCTTACCTTAGAGGCAGCACGCGACATTGCCAAACCAAAAACGCTTCTGAAGCCAAGAAAG GTATGCACTGGTGGTAAGCGCAAAAAGGATGAGATTAGCGTTGACTGTCTGgactttaataagaaaatacttCACACTGCATGGCATCCGTCTGAAAATGTGGTGGCTGTCGCTGCTACGAACAATCTCTTCCTATTCCAAGACAAACTCTAG
- the Tws gene encoding protein phosphatase PP2A 55 kDa regulatory subunit isoform X5, translating into MAGNGDIQWCFSQVKGTLEDDVTEADIISCVEFNHDGDLLATGDKGGRVVIFQRDPISKNSIPRRGEYNVYSTFQSHEPEFDYLKSLEIEEKINKIRWLKRKNPAHFLLSTNDKTIKLWKVSERDKRVEGYNTKEENGAIRDPACITALRVPTIKPMELMVEASPRRIFANAHTYHINSISVNSDQETYLSADDLRINLWHLEITDQSFNIVDIKPTNMEELTEVITAAEFHPAECNVLVYSSSKGTIRLCDMRSAALCDQHSKLFEEPEDPTNRSFFSEIISSISDVKLSNSGRYMISRDYLSVKVWDLQMETKPIECYPVHEYLRSKLCSLYENDCIFDKFECCWSGNDSAIMTGSYNNFFRVFDRTTKRDLTLEAARDIAKPKTLLKPRKVCTGGKRKKDEISVDCLDFNKKILHTAWHPSENVVAVAATNNLFLFQDKL; encoded by the exons ATGGCCG gcAATGGTGACATACAGTGGTGTTTCTCGCAAGTCAAGGGGACATTAGAAGACGATGTTACAGAAG ctGATATAATCTCGTGCGTCGAATTTAATCACGATGGCGATCTCCTTGCAACAGGGGATAAGGGTGGACGTGTTGTCATTTTTCAGAGAGACCCCATT agTAAAAACAGTATACCACGAAGAGGCGAATACAACGTGTATAGCACCTTCCAGAGTCACGAGCCTGAATTTGATTACCTAAAATCACTAGagatagaagaaaaaattaataaaattagatggctaaaaagaaaaaacccTGCCCACTTTTTACTTTCCACGAACGATAAAACAATCAAGTTGTGGAAAGTTAGTGAGAGAGATAAAAGAGTGGAGGGGTATAATACTAAGGAGGAAAATGGCGCGATCCGTGATCCTGCCTGCATCACTGCCTTGAGG gtGCCAACCATAAAACCAATGGAGTTGATGGTGGAGGCATCACCAAGGAGAATATTTGCCAATGCGCACACCTACCATATAAACAGTATAAGCGTCAACAGTGATCAAGAGACATACCTCAGTGCTGATGATCTTAGAATTAATCTTTGGCACCTTGAGATAACTGACCAGAGTTTTA ATATAGTAGACATTAAACCAACTAATATGGAAGAACTAACAGAAGTGATAACAGCGGCGGAATTTCATCCCGCGGAATGCAACGTGTTGGTATACAGTAGTAGCAAGGGAACTATTAGACTTTGCGATATGAGATCTGCTGCTCTCTGCGATCAACACAGCAAGCTCTTTGAGGAGCCGGAAGATCCAACCAATAGAAGCTTCTTCTCAGAAATTATTTCAAGCATAAGTGATGTGAAGCTTAGTAATTCTGGCAGATACATGATTAGTAGGGACTACCTCAGTGTGAAAGTGTGGGATCTGCAAATGGAAACGAAACCGATCGAATGCTATCCT gtACACGAATACTtaagatcaaaattatgtTCGTTATACGAAAATGACTGCATCTTCGACAAATTTGAATGCTGTTGGAGCGGTAATGACTCGGCTATTATGACGGGctcgtataataatttctttagagTATTCGATCGTACAACCAAACGTGATCTTACCTTAGAGGCAGCACGCGACATTGCCAAACCAAAAACGCTTCTGAAGCCAAGAAAG GTATGCACTGGTGGTAAGCGCAAAAAGGATGAGATTAGCGTTGACTGTCTGgactttaataagaaaatacttCACACTGCATGGCATCCGTCTGAAAATGTGGTGGCTGTCGCTGCTACGAACAATCTCTTCCTATTCCAAGACAAACTCTAG
- the Tws gene encoding serine/threonine-protein phosphatase 2A 55 kDa regulatory subunit B beta isoform isoform X1 has protein sequence MYRPTRICIKRKVVVNLKKNTVRCMTPRRKDDEKDTNDCADRYYFRNGDIQWCFSQVKGTLEDDVTEADIISCVEFNHDGDLLATGDKGGRVVIFQRDPISKNSIPRRGEYNVYSTFQSHEPEFDYLKSLEIEEKINKIRWLKRKNPAHFLLSTNDKTIKLWKVSERDKRVEGYNTKEENGAIRDPACITALRVPTIKPMELMVEASPRRIFANAHTYHINSISVNSDQETYLSADDLRINLWHLEITDQSFNIVDIKPTNMEELTEVITAAEFHPAECNVLVYSSSKGTIRLCDMRSAALCDQHSKLFEEPEDPTNRSFFSEIISSISDVKLSNSGRYMISRDYLSVKVWDLQMETKPIECYPVHEYLRSKLCSLYENDCIFDKFECCWSGNDSAIMTGSYNNFFRVFDRTTKRDLTLEAARDIAKPKTLLKPRKVCTGGKRKKDEISVDCLDFNKKILHTAWHPSENVVAVAATNNLFLFQDKL, from the exons gcAATGGTGACATACAGTGGTGTTTCTCGCAAGTCAAGGGGACATTAGAAGACGATGTTACAGAAG ctGATATAATCTCGTGCGTCGAATTTAATCACGATGGCGATCTCCTTGCAACAGGGGATAAGGGTGGACGTGTTGTCATTTTTCAGAGAGACCCCATT agTAAAAACAGTATACCACGAAGAGGCGAATACAACGTGTATAGCACCTTCCAGAGTCACGAGCCTGAATTTGATTACCTAAAATCACTAGagatagaagaaaaaattaataaaattagatggctaaaaagaaaaaacccTGCCCACTTTTTACTTTCCACGAACGATAAAACAATCAAGTTGTGGAAAGTTAGTGAGAGAGATAAAAGAGTGGAGGGGTATAATACTAAGGAGGAAAATGGCGCGATCCGTGATCCTGCCTGCATCACTGCCTTGAGG gtGCCAACCATAAAACCAATGGAGTTGATGGTGGAGGCATCACCAAGGAGAATATTTGCCAATGCGCACACCTACCATATAAACAGTATAAGCGTCAACAGTGATCAAGAGACATACCTCAGTGCTGATGATCTTAGAATTAATCTTTGGCACCTTGAGATAACTGACCAGAGTTTTA ATATAGTAGACATTAAACCAACTAATATGGAAGAACTAACAGAAGTGATAACAGCGGCGGAATTTCATCCCGCGGAATGCAACGTGTTGGTATACAGTAGTAGCAAGGGAACTATTAGACTTTGCGATATGAGATCTGCTGCTCTCTGCGATCAACACAGCAAGCTCTTTGAGGAGCCGGAAGATCCAACCAATAGAAGCTTCTTCTCAGAAATTATTTCAAGCATAAGTGATGTGAAGCTTAGTAATTCTGGCAGATACATGATTAGTAGGGACTACCTCAGTGTGAAAGTGTGGGATCTGCAAATGGAAACGAAACCGATCGAATGCTATCCT gtACACGAATACTtaagatcaaaattatgtTCGTTATACGAAAATGACTGCATCTTCGACAAATTTGAATGCTGTTGGAGCGGTAATGACTCGGCTATTATGACGGGctcgtataataatttctttagagTATTCGATCGTACAACCAAACGTGATCTTACCTTAGAGGCAGCACGCGACATTGCCAAACCAAAAACGCTTCTGAAGCCAAGAAAG GTATGCACTGGTGGTAAGCGCAAAAAGGATGAGATTAGCGTTGACTGTCTGgactttaataagaaaatacttCACACTGCATGGCATCCGTCTGAAAATGTGGTGGCTGTCGCTGCTACGAACAATCTCTTCCTATTCCAAGACAAACTCTAG
- the Tws gene encoding protein phosphatase PP2A 55 kDa regulatory subunit isoform X4 gives MDYAETSSNGDIQWCFSQVKGTLEDDVTEADIISCVEFNHDGDLLATGDKGGRVVIFQRDPISKNSIPRRGEYNVYSTFQSHEPEFDYLKSLEIEEKINKIRWLKRKNPAHFLLSTNDKTIKLWKVSERDKRVEGYNTKEENGAIRDPACITALRVPTIKPMELMVEASPRRIFANAHTYHINSISVNSDQETYLSADDLRINLWHLEITDQSFNIVDIKPTNMEELTEVITAAEFHPAECNVLVYSSSKGTIRLCDMRSAALCDQHSKLFEEPEDPTNRSFFSEIISSISDVKLSNSGRYMISRDYLSVKVWDLQMETKPIECYPVHEYLRSKLCSLYENDCIFDKFECCWSGNDSAIMTGSYNNFFRVFDRTTKRDLTLEAARDIAKPKTLLKPRKVCTGGKRKKDEISVDCLDFNKKILHTAWHPSENVVAVAATNNLFLFQDKL, from the exons atGGATTACGCCGAAACTTCAA gcAATGGTGACATACAGTGGTGTTTCTCGCAAGTCAAGGGGACATTAGAAGACGATGTTACAGAAG ctGATATAATCTCGTGCGTCGAATTTAATCACGATGGCGATCTCCTTGCAACAGGGGATAAGGGTGGACGTGTTGTCATTTTTCAGAGAGACCCCATT agTAAAAACAGTATACCACGAAGAGGCGAATACAACGTGTATAGCACCTTCCAGAGTCACGAGCCTGAATTTGATTACCTAAAATCACTAGagatagaagaaaaaattaataaaattagatggctaaaaagaaaaaacccTGCCCACTTTTTACTTTCCACGAACGATAAAACAATCAAGTTGTGGAAAGTTAGTGAGAGAGATAAAAGAGTGGAGGGGTATAATACTAAGGAGGAAAATGGCGCGATCCGTGATCCTGCCTGCATCACTGCCTTGAGG gtGCCAACCATAAAACCAATGGAGTTGATGGTGGAGGCATCACCAAGGAGAATATTTGCCAATGCGCACACCTACCATATAAACAGTATAAGCGTCAACAGTGATCAAGAGACATACCTCAGTGCTGATGATCTTAGAATTAATCTTTGGCACCTTGAGATAACTGACCAGAGTTTTA ATATAGTAGACATTAAACCAACTAATATGGAAGAACTAACAGAAGTGATAACAGCGGCGGAATTTCATCCCGCGGAATGCAACGTGTTGGTATACAGTAGTAGCAAGGGAACTATTAGACTTTGCGATATGAGATCTGCTGCTCTCTGCGATCAACACAGCAAGCTCTTTGAGGAGCCGGAAGATCCAACCAATAGAAGCTTCTTCTCAGAAATTATTTCAAGCATAAGTGATGTGAAGCTTAGTAATTCTGGCAGATACATGATTAGTAGGGACTACCTCAGTGTGAAAGTGTGGGATCTGCAAATGGAAACGAAACCGATCGAATGCTATCCT gtACACGAATACTtaagatcaaaattatgtTCGTTATACGAAAATGACTGCATCTTCGACAAATTTGAATGCTGTTGGAGCGGTAATGACTCGGCTATTATGACGGGctcgtataataatttctttagagTATTCGATCGTACAACCAAACGTGATCTTACCTTAGAGGCAGCACGCGACATTGCCAAACCAAAAACGCTTCTGAAGCCAAGAAAG GTATGCACTGGTGGTAAGCGCAAAAAGGATGAGATTAGCGTTGACTGTCTGgactttaataagaaaatacttCACACTGCATGGCATCCGTCTGAAAATGTGGTGGCTGTCGCTGCTACGAACAATCTCTTCCTATTCCAAGACAAACTCTAG